The segment AAACTCTTTTGCAAGGCCGTATTCTTGGCGCAATACGTCGTCAAAACACACAATATACTCATATTTCATTTTTCCACCCTTGTTGCTGTTTGCAAAGCTTTCTCCACCACATCGTCCATGTCGTAGTACTTATATTCAGCCAATCTTCCTAGGAGGAGGAGGTTGGGGTATTGTTTTGCGTGGTTGGCATAGCACGCGTAAAGCGCTTGTGCGTTCTGGGTGAAAAACGGATAGTAAGGTTCAGTTTTGTTCTTTACATGTAAACATGGAAACTCTTTTAAAATCACCGTTTTTTGGCTTTTGGCGGCATGGATGTGTTTAAACTCCGTGATGCGTGTAAAATCATAATCGTTTGGGTAGTTTACAGTGGCAGCATCTTGAAACCATATTTTGTTGATTGTTTCAAACTCCAGATGGATGCTTCGATAAGGAAGTTCCCCATAACAATAATCAAACAACCTGTCAAGCATTCCTGTGTAAATCACTCGCATGGAAGATGCGGGGTCAAATACAAAAGGGGTTGCAAGTTTGAGGGTAATGTTGGGGTGATTCAAAAGATTTTCAAATAGTTTTGCATAGCCCTCTTTGGGGACGGCTTGGAAGGTGTCATTGAAGTATCTGTCGTCTTCCCCCACAAAAACAGGCACGCGCGCCGTAACAGCGCCATCAAGCTCTTCGGGCCTGATTCCCCATTGTTTGGCCGTGTAGCCCACAAATACCTTTTCATACACAAAATCAGCCAGTTTTTGCAGCAGTGGATTGGGGTGTTGTTTAAGTTCCAAAATAGCCACTTTGGTGTTGGGCGCATAGTGGCCCAAAAGGGCATCAATAAACTTTTGCGCCTCTTGGGGCGGAAAAAGCACGCGCAAGCTGTTGAAATTAAACGGCAAGGGAGCATTAACGCCGTTGATGTGGGCTTTGACTTTGTGCTCGTAAGGCGTCCATTGGGTAAAGCGCGAAAGAAAGTCCCAAACGTCTTCATTGGAAGTGTGAAACAAATGGGGCCCGTACTGGTGCACACGAATGCCCTCAGGGGAAAGCACATCGTAACAGTTTCCGCCGATGTGCGACCGTTCTTCTAGCACAAGGACATGTGCTCCTTTTTCGGCCAACACCCGCGCACTAACACTCCCCGCAAGTCCAGCGCCTGCGATAATCACATCAGCCATGCAAAAGCCTTTTGGCTTTGGTGTTGTCAAAGCGGCCTAGGAGCCCATCAGCCACAGAGTGCGTCGCAAACTTTAAGCGGAGCCATTTGTGGTCATCGTAAAGAAGGATATCTTTGACAAGTTCTCCATAAAGCCGTGCAATCTCCCAGTACACCCAAGGGCTTTTACTGTACGTCTTGGCAAGCCAGATGGCGTTGCGCAAACCAAAAAACTTCAACCACAGGCGCTCGAAGCGCACCCGTTTTTTGTGCCATCCCAGTAGCTTGCGCTCTATCTTTTCCTCTTGGCGCTCTTCTTTGTGGTAAATTTTGGCTTCATTGATGAGTAAAATCTTTCCCAGTGTTGCAAGACGCAAGCTGTATTCTGTGTCATCATGGTGGATAAAAAACTCTTTTTTGGGCAATCCAATGGCTTCAAAGGAGGAGCGCGGCACCAAAATACCCACGAAAGAAGCCATGTCTATTTCGTACGTATCGCACTCAAATGCCTCCAGAGGGAGGCGCTGTTGAAAGGCAGGCAGGGTGCGTTGGTAGTCAAACGCACCTCGGTGGCCAAAAGTGGAAAGGTGGTGGTTTTCTAGGGTCCCAATGCGCACCTGTGGAGCATATGCCGCGTAATGGGGCGCTTTTTCAATGGCAGCAACAAGTAGCGCAAGTGCGTTTGTTTCGGGCTCGGCGTCATCGTCCATGAGCCACACATACTGAGCTCCTTGCGCTTGCGCATGCCGCATTCCTTCAAAGAAGCCCCCCGCTCCGCCTAGGTTTTCTTTGAGGCAAAGGGAGGTAAAAAGCGGGTTGTTTTCATAGGTTTCAACAATGGCTTGCGTGTTGTCTGTTGAAGCATTGTCCACTACAACCACATGGGTGGGGTAGGTTTGCGCAAGCAGCGCATCGATGCATTCTTTAAGTAGAGCACTGCGGTTGTAGGTTACAACGACTGTATAAATGGGCCAAAGCGTCTCTTTCACACCCTTCCTTCTTGTAGATTTAGCAACGCATCCAACGTCTCAATCCTTCGCTCTGCCTCGTACGCCGCTTCTTTTTCAACCTCTGCAAACATCCCGCGCATGATGCGCACGGTCCCAAACCCTAAGGGTTTGATGCCTACAAAGTCTTTATGGGGATTATCTCCCACATAGAGCACCTCGTAGGGAGCAACCCCCTCGCGTGCGCAGATTTTTTCGAAACAGTAAGGCGAAGGTTTGGCGTGCATTGTACCATAGCGGTGGGTGATAAACACATGCTCCATCC is part of the Sulfurospirillum tamanense genome and harbors:
- the glf gene encoding UDP-galactopyranose mutase, giving the protein MADVIIAGAGLAGSVSARVLAEKGAHVLVLEERSHIGGNCYDVLSPEGIRVHQYGPHLFHTSNEDVWDFLSRFTQWTPYEHKVKAHINGVNAPLPFNFNSLRVLFPPQEAQKFIDALLGHYAPNTKVAILELKQHPNPLLQKLADFVYEKVFVGYTAKQWGIRPEELDGAVTARVPVFVGEDDRYFNDTFQAVPKEGYAKLFENLLNHPNITLKLATPFVFDPASSMRVIYTGMLDRLFDYCYGELPYRSIHLEFETINKIWFQDAATVNYPNDYDFTRITEFKHIHAAKSQKTVILKEFPCLHVKNKTEPYYPFFTQNAQALYACYANHAKQYPNLLLLGRLAEYKYYDMDDVVEKALQTATRVEK
- a CDS encoding glycosyltransferase family 2 protein — protein: MKETLWPIYTVVVTYNRSALLKECIDALLAQTYPTHVVVVDNASTDNTQAIVETYENNPLFTSLCLKENLGGAGGFFEGMRHAQAQGAQYVWLMDDDAEPETNALALLVAAIEKAPHYAAYAPQVRIGTLENHHLSTFGHRGAFDYQRTLPAFQQRLPLEAFECDTYEIDMASFVGILVPRSSFEAIGLPKKEFFIHHDDTEYSLRLATLGKILLINEAKIYHKEERQEEKIERKLLGWHKKRVRFERLWLKFFGLRNAIWLAKTYSKSPWVYWEIARLYGELVKDILLYDDHKWLRLKFATHSVADGLLGRFDNTKAKRLLHG